One genomic region from Leptospira tipperaryensis encodes:
- a CDS encoding MBL fold metallo-hydrolase: MFGNRIQKVSLASLILLLGFTSLVLLQTACLSSFGGNPEGKRVERMQTSKMYKDGKFENEPFVPMILPGSYSKMIWRQLFGSEQRVPPSPIPVVFPNAKNFPETPGPGLRAIWFGHASVLVEIDGIRIFTDPVFSDKVSPFTSIGPGRFFPPPIPLEQLPKIDAVVISHDHYDHLDMLTAKYLASKGTKYFVPLGIGAHLERWGVPENQIVELDWWEKGKVGEVEIVCTPAVHYSGRGLTNGKSTLWSSWSVVGPTNRFFHSGDTGYSSHFLEIGKRLGPFDLSSIKVGAYDETWEGIHMNPEKAVQAHIDLKSKRMFPVHWGTFNLAIHDWEEPIRRTSEAAKLLKVDLVTPKPGETVDGRTSFPSESWWEKVK, encoded by the coding sequence ATGTTTGGAAATCGTATTCAAAAAGTTTCACTGGCGTCCTTGATCCTTCTTTTAGGATTCACTTCTTTAGTTCTTTTACAGACTGCTTGTCTGAGTTCCTTCGGAGGAAACCCCGAAGGGAAGAGAGTGGAAAGAATGCAGACTTCCAAAATGTATAAGGACGGTAAATTTGAAAACGAACCTTTCGTTCCTATGATCCTTCCCGGTTCTTATTCCAAGATGATCTGGAGACAACTCTTCGGAAGCGAACAAAGAGTTCCCCCTTCTCCCATCCCCGTTGTCTTTCCGAACGCAAAGAATTTTCCGGAAACTCCGGGACCAGGACTCAGAGCGATTTGGTTTGGACACGCTTCCGTTCTTGTTGAGATAGACGGGATCAGAATTTTTACGGATCCCGTTTTTTCGGATAAGGTTTCCCCTTTCACGAGCATCGGACCGGGACGATTTTTTCCTCCTCCGATTCCTCTCGAACAACTTCCGAAGATCGACGCCGTCGTGATTTCTCATGATCACTATGATCATCTCGATATGCTGACTGCGAAGTATCTCGCTTCCAAAGGGACAAAATATTTTGTTCCACTCGGAATTGGCGCGCACTTAGAACGTTGGGGCGTTCCCGAGAATCAAATCGTAGAATTGGACTGGTGGGAAAAAGGCAAGGTCGGCGAAGTTGAAATCGTCTGCACTCCCGCCGTTCATTATTCCGGACGCGGACTTACAAATGGAAAATCCACTCTCTGGTCTTCTTGGAGTGTGGTAGGTCCTACGAATCGTTTCTTTCATAGCGGCGACACGGGTTATTCTTCTCACTTTTTGGAAATTGGAAAACGTCTGGGCCCTTTCGATCTGAGTTCGATCAAGGTCGGAGCTTACGACGAAACCTGGGAAGGGATTCACATGAATCCGGAAAAGGCGGTCCAAGCACATATCGATCTTAAATCAAAACGTATGTTCCCGGTTCACTGGGGAACCTTCAATCTTGCGATTCACGACTGGGAAGAACCGATCCGAAGGACCTCGGAGGCGGCCAAACTTCTCAAGGTCGACCTTGTCACTCCGAAACCGGGGGAAACTGTGGACGGAAGAACGTCCTTTCCTTCCGAATCCTGGTGGGAAAAGGTGAAATAG
- a CDS encoding DUF1858 domain-containing protein translates to MTEVVKPRFYKEMTVGEAMSVHPEAGLVFSSYHLGGCSHCSINELETIEQVCMGYGVEVEVLVESLNNLLEDSED, encoded by the coding sequence ATGACAGAAGTGGTCAAGCCAAGATTTTATAAGGAAATGACAGTGGGTGAAGCCATGTCCGTTCACCCGGAAGCAGGGCTTGTGTTTTCAAGCTATCATTTGGGAGGATGCTCTCACTGCTCCATCAACGAACTCGAAACAATCGAGCAAGTTTGTATGGGATACGGTGTGGAAGTAGAAGTTCTTGTGGAAAGCTTGAACAACCTTCTCGAAGATTCGGAAGATTAA
- a CDS encoding TetR family transcriptional regulator — MKTRAVKDDDKKVKKELLIRAAIALFNKSSFEKISMDQIAKKAGVAKGTLYLYFKTKEELFLEIHRMDYEIWFDSFQTFLRSKKPGTSARELSTWITESLRENQRVVRLMAIGSALLEKNVAFESALQLKTSVRKHVLEIVPEICRVLKWKRSEDALIFLTHLHALIVGLWHHAEPAPIVSKVLNSSPDFVVFQIDFFQTLESGIRALLLGSQKDS; from the coding sequence ATGAAAACCCGAGCCGTAAAAGACGACGACAAGAAAGTCAAAAAGGAACTTTTGATTCGGGCCGCTATCGCCTTATTTAACAAATCCTCTTTTGAAAAGATTTCCATGGATCAGATCGCCAAAAAGGCGGGAGTAGCCAAGGGAACCCTCTATCTTTATTTTAAAACGAAAGAAGAACTTTTTTTAGAAATTCATAGAATGGATTATGAGATCTGGTTTGATTCTTTCCAGACGTTTCTTCGCTCCAAAAAACCGGGAACGAGTGCGAGAGAGCTTTCTACTTGGATTACGGAATCTCTGAGAGAAAACCAGAGAGTCGTACGTTTGATGGCGATCGGTTCCGCACTTCTGGAAAAAAACGTCGCCTTTGAAAGCGCTCTTCAACTGAAAACTTCGGTCCGAAAACACGTTCTTGAAATTGTTCCGGAGATTTGTCGGGTTCTGAAATGGAAAAGATCCGAAGACGCTTTGATTTTTCTCACACATCTTCACGCGCTCATCGTCGGTCTCTGGCACCACGCGGAACCGGCTCCGATCGTTTCGAAAGTTCTCAATTCTTCTCCCGATTTTGTGGTTTTTCAGATCGATTTTTTCCAGACTTTAGAATCGGGAATTCGCGCGTTGCTCTTGGGTTCTCAGAAAGATTCTTAA
- the rodA gene encoding rod shape-determining protein RodA has protein sequence MKPDKSIEKIDYFLVISVVIVVLCSVLTLYSQEVNFEDGPGKWYRQLSYFIIGLVIMYFVSRINYQLLGAYALVIYVFTVFLLMITLIPGIGHLPSGRGARSWLKLGPIGIQASEFAKLSTVILLGQFMVLKEKDMKNIAVLSIPFVIVIVPMIFILLQPDFGTAVSFLPILFTMLFLGGADILHIGSLLTLGGITLMIPMFVEYSRLTLINDITDFLQRTGKTDLLSVVNRLGGKIWLALDGKDLKAANLTPKTLNALREVVDQVVELEGGFFFKIFSNQKLLLTFGGIFLLASLVMVGIRIARGSRTLRQYYIPLGILGISLISAVVVMKTVPFRENQVVRLTAFLNPEEFKQGAGYQLRASKPAVGSGRFFGKGLMNAEMTEGRIPHVPESSTDFIFASWAEQTGFLGSVFLLFFLFSIPLRGLQISYESKDRFGSLLASGIVALLFYHMAINIGIVIGLMPVTGIPLSFMSYGGSHLIMSMTAVGIILSIKSRKHAN, from the coding sequence TTGAAGCCAGATAAGTCCATAGAAAAGATAGATTACTTTTTAGTAATCTCCGTCGTCATCGTCGTTCTTTGCAGCGTGTTGACCCTTTACAGCCAGGAAGTCAACTTCGAAGACGGACCGGGAAAATGGTATAGACAACTTTCTTATTTTATCATCGGTCTCGTGATCATGTATTTCGTATCTCGGATCAACTATCAGTTGTTAGGTGCTTATGCTCTCGTGATCTATGTGTTTACGGTTTTTCTTTTGATGATCACTCTGATTCCCGGGATCGGTCACTTGCCATCCGGAAGGGGAGCGCGTTCTTGGTTGAAGCTTGGACCGATCGGGATCCAGGCTTCCGAGTTTGCGAAGTTATCCACGGTGATTCTTCTCGGGCAGTTTATGGTTCTGAAAGAAAAGGATATGAAGAATATCGCAGTTCTTTCGATTCCTTTCGTGATCGTGATCGTTCCTATGATCTTCATTCTTCTGCAACCTGACTTTGGAACCGCGGTTTCCTTTTTGCCGATTCTTTTTACGATGCTCTTTCTCGGAGGAGCGGACATCCTTCACATAGGATCTCTTTTGACGTTAGGAGGAATCACTCTGATGATTCCTATGTTCGTGGAATATTCCAGGCTGACTCTTATCAACGATATCACCGACTTCTTACAGAGAACGGGAAAGACCGATCTTTTATCGGTGGTCAACCGGCTCGGAGGAAAGATCTGGCTCGCGTTGGACGGAAAGGATCTGAAAGCCGCGAACCTCACACCGAAGACGTTAAACGCGCTTCGGGAAGTCGTGGATCAGGTCGTGGAACTGGAAGGCGGATTTTTCTTTAAGATATTTTCCAATCAGAAGTTGCTCCTTACCTTCGGGGGAATTTTTCTACTCGCGAGTCTCGTGATGGTGGGAATCCGAATCGCGAGAGGAAGTAGAACATTAAGACAATATTATATTCCTCTTGGGATTTTGGGGATCAGTTTGATTTCAGCCGTTGTCGTGATGAAGACAGTTCCCTTCCGAGAAAACCAGGTCGTACGATTGACCGCATTCTTAAATCCTGAAGAATTCAAACAGGGCGCCGGTTATCAACTGCGCGCGTCCAAACCCGCGGTCGGTTCGGGAAGATTTTTTGGAAAAGGATTGATGAACGCGGAAATGACCGAAGGAAGAATTCCTCATGTTCCGGAATCGAGCACTGACTTTATCTTTGCGTCTTGGGCGGAACAGACCGGATTTTTAGGATCCGTATTCTTATTATTCTTTTTATTTTCGATTCCGTTACGCGGTCTTCAAATCAGTTATGAAAGTAAGGACCGTTTCGGATCCTTGCTCGCGTCGGGAATCGTCGCGCTTCTTTTCTATCACATGGCGATCAACATCGGAATCGTGATCGGACTTATGCCCGTCACCGGAATTCCTTTATCGTTTATGAGTTACGGTGGATCGCACTTGATCATGTCCATGACCGCGGTTGGAATTATTCTCTCGATCAAAAGTCGGAAACACGCAAACTGA
- a CDS encoding response regulator, with protein MSKEAVAEKTYPRVMILEDEELLRKTMVYMSKKIGLEYCEVQNGSEAFALVDEFKPDVYFVDLEMPVMDGKKFISKMKEVRPDSIFVVMTAHSEPQTIIETMNLGVFDYILKPIDSHNYESLLKEISVELKRRKVIQLFEDESANRLKEQLGWASYKRSRVTDLDSMIELSRTTLNNIKYALLSGGGIGTLISLIKMIKGSAEKVDSKYVISGDLLDMLFENGDYIEKNINRLEESLNLLHREIEPHLKKIPVSELIAKLSEHFLKFTMNEKEYLEAKDLNFRMPKANPNQYQDSVFVDLDSFLIIFHEVLINALKYSDKGGEIDIYFSSKSGLFNLYVKNNFDSNYLSGITAEQEALVKQPFYRLAKFLDESVKTEGVFSGLGLTLVDIIARKHGGSFGIKNVSDHTISNKPETVVLAAITLPVC; from the coding sequence TTGAGTAAAGAAGCAGTAGCAGAAAAAACCTATCCGAGAGTCATGATCTTAGAAGATGAAGAACTCCTGAGAAAGACCATGGTTTATATGTCTAAGAAGATCGGTTTGGAATACTGCGAAGTCCAAAACGGAAGCGAAGCTTTCGCTCTCGTAGACGAATTCAAGCCGGACGTTTACTTTGTGGACTTAGAGATGCCGGTTATGGACGGCAAAAAATTTATTTCTAAAATGAAAGAAGTCCGCCCGGATTCTATCTTCGTGGTAATGACGGCTCATTCCGAACCGCAAACGATCATTGAGACCATGAATTTGGGAGTATTTGATTATATCTTAAAACCTATCGATTCTCATAACTACGAAAGTCTTCTAAAAGAAATTTCAGTGGAGTTAAAAAGAAGAAAGGTAATTCAACTTTTCGAAGACGAATCGGCGAATCGCCTCAAAGAACAACTCGGTTGGGCTTCTTACAAACGTTCTCGGGTTACGGATTTGGATTCTATGATAGAACTTTCAAGAACAACCCTGAACAATATCAAATACGCGCTTCTGAGCGGAGGTGGGATCGGCACTCTCATCAGTCTTATAAAGATGATCAAAGGTTCCGCGGAAAAGGTAGATTCAAAATATGTAATATCCGGAGATTTGTTGGATATGCTCTTTGAAAACGGGGATTATATCGAAAAAAATATAAATCGTCTGGAAGAAAGTCTGAATCTGCTTCACAGGGAAATTGAACCTCATCTTAAAAAAATTCCAGTTTCGGAATTGATCGCAAAACTTTCGGAACACTTTTTAAAGTTTACGATGAATGAAAAAGAATATCTGGAAGCGAAGGATCTTAATTTTAGAATGCCGAAGGCAAATCCGAATCAATATCAGGATTCCGTTTTTGTGGATTTAGATTCGTTTTTGATAATCTTTCACGAGGTTTTGATAAACGCACTGAAATATTCAGATAAGGGCGGGGAAATCGATATCTACTTTTCTTCGAAGTCGGGTTTATTCAATCTCTATGTAAAAAATAATTTCGATTCTAATTATTTATCCGGGATTACCGCCGAACAAGAAGCGCTAGTAAAACAACCTTTTTATCGTTTGGCGAAATTCTTAGATGAAAGCGTAAAGACGGAAGGCGTGTTTTCGGGATTGGGACTTACGCTTGTGGATATCATCGCGAGAAAACACGGCGGAAGTTTCGGAATCAAAAATGTATCCGATCATACGATCTCCAACAAACCGGAAACGGTGGTTCTCGCCGCGATCACATTACCGGTTTGTTGA
- a CDS encoding acetoacetate--CoA ligase has translation MYQELWAPSSQQIESSNLNRYQKFLKEGKGLTFANFEELRSWSVKDVGAFWESIWNFSGLVHSQTFEKAYEKAENFVDSRFFPGAKLNFAENLLRRKDSFPALIYRGEDGSRREVSYAELRSYVGALAKDLRKRGVVPGDRVVGLMPNVPETVIAMLAATSIGAIWSSCSPDFGAKGVLDRFGQIEPKVLFTTDRYSFKGKDLSLAENLTQILSSIPSLEAVIVSDYKNGFLHFKNQTRTVLPENYPQKNIQFLESILQENFGAEPEFYQVGMDHPVYIMYSSGTTGLPKCMVQGAGVLLNHWKELVLHTDLKEGERIFYYTTCGWMMWNWLVSSLSVGATVVLFDGNPFHPGPEILFQIVAEEKVNVFGVGAKYILTLEKSGFQPKGLDLSSMRAVLSTGSPLTSSGFQYVYQNWKSDLQLSSISGGTDLNGCFALGNPILPVHAGEIQCRGLGMDVEIWDESGKSLMEEKGELVCKQPFPSMPLSFWKDPEGKKYKSAYFETFSGVWCHGDFAELKKNGGLVVYGRSDATLNPGGVRIGTADLYSLIETFPEIADSVIIGQDWKEDVRIVLFLKMANGKTLEDSLIQILKKEIRDKVSPRHVPSKIVAVPDIPYTINMKKVEIAVKRTVQGEAVTNKEALSNPECLEYYKTIKELRED, from the coding sequence ATGTATCAAGAGCTATGGGCGCCTTCCTCTCAACAAATTGAATCTTCCAATTTAAACCGTTATCAAAAATTTTTAAAAGAAGGGAAAGGACTTACCTTTGCGAACTTTGAAGAGCTTCGTTCCTGGTCCGTAAAGGATGTAGGAGCTTTCTGGGAAAGCATCTGGAATTTCTCCGGTCTCGTTCATTCTCAAACCTTTGAGAAGGCTTACGAGAAAGCCGAGAATTTTGTGGATTCTCGTTTTTTTCCCGGGGCCAAACTCAACTTTGCGGAGAATCTTTTGCGAAGAAAGGATTCCTTTCCGGCTCTGATTTACAGAGGAGAAGACGGATCGAGAAGAGAAGTAAGTTATGCGGAACTGCGAAGTTATGTAGGAGCTCTTGCAAAGGATCTCAGAAAAAGAGGAGTGGTTCCCGGAGATCGTGTCGTGGGACTCATGCCGAACGTCCCGGAAACCGTCATCGCAATGCTCGCCGCGACTTCGATCGGAGCGATCTGGAGTTCCTGTTCTCCCGATTTTGGCGCTAAGGGAGTTTTGGATCGTTTTGGACAGATTGAACCGAAAGTCCTCTTCACAACGGATCGTTATTCTTTTAAAGGAAAGGATCTTTCACTTGCTGAGAATCTGACCCAGATTCTTTCTTCGATTCCGTCCCTGGAAGCGGTCATCGTTTCCGATTATAAAAACGGATTTCTTCATTTTAAGAATCAGACTCGGACGGTATTGCCCGAAAATTATCCACAAAAGAATATTCAATTTTTAGAAAGTATTCTTCAGGAGAATTTCGGTGCGGAACCTGAGTTTTATCAAGTAGGAATGGATCATCCGGTTTATATCATGTATTCTTCCGGAACGACAGGGCTTCCGAAGTGTATGGTTCAAGGCGCGGGAGTTCTTCTCAATCACTGGAAGGAACTCGTTCTTCATACCGATCTCAAGGAAGGAGAAAGGATTTTTTATTATACGACTTGCGGTTGGATGATGTGGAACTGGCTCGTGAGTTCTTTGTCGGTCGGAGCTACGGTGGTTTTGTTCGACGGAAATCCGTTTCATCCGGGTCCTGAGATTCTCTTTCAGATCGTCGCCGAAGAAAAGGTGAACGTCTTCGGAGTCGGAGCGAAATACATTCTTACGCTGGAGAAGTCGGGATTTCAACCTAAGGGTTTGGATCTTTCTTCTATGAGAGCGGTGCTTTCCACGGGCTCTCCTCTGACTTCTTCGGGTTTTCAATACGTCTATCAAAATTGGAAGTCGGATCTTCAACTTTCTTCCATCTCCGGAGGAACCGATCTCAACGGATGTTTTGCTCTTGGGAATCCGATCCTTCCTGTTCACGCGGGTGAAATCCAGTGCAGAGGTCTCGGAATGGACGTGGAGATTTGGGATGAATCGGGAAAATCCTTGATGGAAGAAAAGGGCGAGCTCGTCTGCAAACAACCGTTTCCATCGATGCCCCTTTCTTTTTGGAAAGATCCGGAAGGTAAAAAATACAAGTCCGCTTATTTCGAAACATTCTCCGGAGTTTGGTGCCACGGGGATTTTGCGGAGCTTAAAAAAAACGGAGGCCTCGTCGTCTATGGACGTTCGGACGCGACCCTCAATCCGGGCGGCGTAAGAATCGGAACGGCGGACCTTTATAGTTTGATCGAAACGTTTCCCGAAATTGCGGACTCCGTGATCATCGGTCAGGACTGGAAAGAAGACGTGAGAATCGTTTTGTTTCTTAAGATGGCGAACGGAAAAACTTTGGAAGATTCTCTGATCCAAATTCTAAAAAAAGAAATCCGAGACAAGGTTTCTCCGAGACACGTTCCTTCTAAGATCGTTGCGGTTCCCGATATTCCTTATACGATCAATATGAAAAAGGTGGAGATTGCGGTCAAGAGGACGGTGCAGGGAGAAGCCGTGACCAACAAGGAAGCCCTGAGCAACCCCGAATGTTTAGAATATTATAAAACTATAAAAGAGTTGCGGGAAGATTAA
- a CDS encoding lytic transglycosylase domain-containing protein gives MNFRKMTRFRFRYLLWLLLPLSFQLVLAPLAGALGQKTTLLDEETVEIQAIQAYILEVRPSLSKEPLQKLSQVILQESRRLDLESCTFRCSDTDKVSLLIGLIHLESEFKATARSPKGARGFMQIMPSTATWLSKKEGWRTSAEDLHKPEVNIHLGVSYLNDLLDLRKGDTEKALLSYNAGPGAVDRWGGVPEYNEIILSNQSRYLELREKVANSLR, from the coding sequence GTGAATTTTCGCAAGATGACCCGATTTCGTTTTCGCTATCTCCTTTGGTTGCTCTTACCTTTGAGCTTCCAACTTGTTCTCGCACCGCTTGCCGGAGCATTGGGTCAAAAGACGACCCTTCTCGACGAAGAAACCGTTGAAATCCAAGCCATTCAGGCTTATATCCTGGAGGTCCGACCTTCTCTTTCCAAGGAGCCTCTCCAAAAACTTTCCCAGGTCATTCTGCAAGAATCTCGAAGACTCGATCTGGAATCCTGCACCTTTCGTTGTTCCGACACGGACAAAGTAAGCCTTCTCATCGGACTCATTCATCTTGAATCCGAATTCAAGGCGACCGCCCGTTCCCCAAAGGGCGCACGCGGGTTTATGCAGATCATGCCGAGCACGGCAACTTGGCTTTCTAAAAAGGAAGGCTGGAGAACTTCTGCGGAAGACCTTCACAAACCGGAAGTGAACATTCACTTGGGGGTTTCCTACTTAAACGACCTCTTAGATCTCAGAAAAGGAGATACGGAAAAAGCGCTTCTCTCCTACAACGCGGGCCCCGGCGCCGTAGACCGTTGGGGAGGAGTTCCCGAATACAACGAGATCATTCTCTCCAACCAATCTCGTTATTTAGAATTGAGAGAAAAGGTCGCAAACTCTCTTCGATAA
- a CDS encoding SDR family oxidoreductase, whose product MKRKTVLITGSSSGIGKAAAKHFQAKGWNVIATMRSPEKEKDLQNLPNLICLQLDVTKSETIQKAIQEGIKHFGEIDVLVNNAGYGLVGPFEGADKEQIQRQFDTNVFGAMEVIQKILPHFRKNKKGHIINVASMGGRITFPLYSLYHATKWALEGFTESLQYELQPFGIRVKLIEPGAIATDFIGRSSDSTSEKSPAEYKPFAEAVFGNMEKAMMTSTSEAVAKVIYKAANDSSKRLRYVIGMDAKSLLGLRKFLSDGVLFGIMKLALLRSTKAAA is encoded by the coding sequence ATGAAACGAAAAACCGTATTGATCACAGGAAGTTCTTCCGGAATCGGAAAAGCCGCGGCGAAACACTTTCAAGCAAAAGGCTGGAACGTCATCGCAACGATGAGAAGTCCTGAAAAGGAAAAAGACCTCCAAAACCTTCCGAATCTAATCTGCCTTCAATTGGATGTAACAAAATCGGAAACGATTCAAAAAGCGATCCAGGAAGGAATCAAACACTTTGGAGAAATCGACGTTCTCGTAAACAACGCGGGCTACGGACTTGTAGGGCCGTTCGAAGGCGCCGACAAAGAACAGATTCAAAGACAGTTTGATACGAACGTTTTCGGAGCGATGGAAGTGATTCAAAAGATTCTTCCTCATTTCCGTAAGAATAAAAAAGGACACATCATCAACGTAGCTTCGATGGGAGGAAGAATCACCTTCCCTCTTTACAGTCTCTATCACGCCACCAAATGGGCCTTGGAAGGTTTTACGGAATCTCTTCAATACGAATTGCAACCCTTTGGAATCCGAGTCAAACTCATTGAACCCGGTGCAATCGCCACCGACTTTATCGGGCGTTCATCGGATTCCACTTCCGAAAAGTCTCCAGCGGAATACAAACCGTTTGCCGAAGCGGTCTTCGGAAATATGGAGAAGGCGATGATGACGAGTACTTCGGAAGCGGTCGCAAAGGTGATCTATAAAGCCGCGAACGATTCTTCCAAACGTCTTCGTTACGTGATAGGAATGGACGCGAAGTCTCTTTTAGGATTGCGTAAATTTCTTTCCGACGGAGTCTTATTCGGAATTATGAAGTTGGCATTATTGAGATCTACGAAGGCAGCTGCTTAA
- a CDS encoding metal-dependent hydrolase: MTVETKPKKRNLKPIDASQPTVRKMDFEKMGDLPDHYFAGNSFITHIINSYHILFPEGERFFIKSVKAFADQVKDPKLQTSIKAFIGQEVQHGKEHEKVLEVLAKQGKPVGRFVRFFEWSAFRVMLPFFEFFFGKKLKLSVTAGMEHYTATMGEITLRHGFHEHAYGEMRDLLLWHACEEIEHKAVAYDVLQTVSKSYLLRIFGFFLASWIFWGYVVFFQHWFIITDPNVDFKKYFRDLKASRPFGRILFVETAKAFFLYLKPGFHPAQTGGYDLANSALGTI; the protein is encoded by the coding sequence ATGACCGTTGAAACAAAACCGAAAAAGAGGAATTTAAAACCGATCGACGCAAGTCAACCCACGGTCCGAAAGATGGACTTTGAAAAAATGGGAGATCTCCCCGATCATTATTTCGCGGGGAATTCTTTTATCACGCATATCATCAATTCGTATCACATTCTTTTTCCCGAAGGGGAAAGATTTTTTATAAAAAGCGTGAAGGCCTTTGCGGACCAAGTAAAGGATCCGAAGCTACAAACCTCGATCAAAGCCTTTATCGGACAAGAAGTTCAACACGGAAAGGAACACGAGAAAGTATTGGAAGTGCTCGCAAAACAGGGAAAACCTGTGGGACGTTTTGTTCGTTTTTTTGAATGGAGCGCTTTTCGTGTCATGCTTCCTTTTTTTGAATTCTTCTTCGGAAAAAAATTAAAACTTTCCGTAACAGCAGGAATGGAACACTACACAGCGACTATGGGTGAAATTACGCTCAGGCACGGATTTCACGAACACGCTTATGGAGAAATGAGAGATCTACTTCTTTGGCACGCGTGCGAGGAGATAGAACACAAAGCGGTTGCGTATGACGTTCTTCAGACCGTTTCGAAAAGTTATCTCTTGAGAATTTTCGGATTCTTCTTAGCGTCTTGGATTTTTTGGGGATACGTCGTTTTCTTTCAACATTGGTTTATCATCACGGATCCGAACGTCGATTTCAAAAAATATTTTCGGGATCTAAAAGCCTCAAGACCTTTCGGAAGAATTCTTTTTGTGGAGACGGCAAAGGCGTTCTTTCTCTACTTAAAGCCCGGTTTTCATCCGGCCCAAACAGGCGGATACGATCTCGCCAACAGCGCCCTTGGGACTATATAA
- a CDS encoding type II toxin-antitoxin system HicB family antitoxin, giving the protein MKQSFTASVWQEEGLFVAQCLEVDIASQGETEEEALVNLKEAMELHFETPIATVLPEIKKFQAEVSVA; this is encoded by the coding sequence ATGAAACAATCTTTTACAGCAAGCGTTTGGCAAGAAGAGGGTTTATTCGTTGCTCAGTGCCTCGAAGTAGATATAGCAAGCCAAGGAGAAACTGAGGAAGAAGCATTGGTCAATTTGAAAGAAGCGATGGAATTACATTTTGAAACACCGATCGCTACGGTTCTTCCGGAAATCAAAAAATTTCAGGCGGAAGTGAGTGTCGCTTAG
- a CDS encoding 6-pyruvoyl trahydropterin synthase family protein, which yields MFFEETGRFYIRIEERFESSHYLYRYFPDGSDEPIHGHSWKVELFLSGKKNIGEDGISFDFLTSKQKLKELVGKLDHILINDLEEFKKINPTSENIARWFYHYLKESVHSAGGQVDRIVIHEGPENLAYFEPTSSP from the coding sequence ATGTTTTTTGAAGAAACCGGAAGATTTTACATTCGTATCGAGGAAAGATTTGAATCCTCTCATTACCTTTACCGGTATTTTCCGGATGGTTCCGACGAACCGATCCACGGACATTCCTGGAAGGTGGAACTTTTTCTCTCCGGAAAAAAGAACATCGGAGAAGACGGGATCAGCTTTGATTTTCTCACTTCTAAACAAAAGCTGAAAGAACTCGTCGGAAAACTCGATCACATTCTCATCAACGATCTGGAAGAATTTAAAAAAATCAACCCGACTTCGGAGAATATCGCCCGTTGGTTTTACCACTATCTCAAAGAAAGCGTCCATTCTGCGGGTGGTCAGGTGGATCGGATTGTCATCCACGAAGGCCCGGAAAACCTCGCTTATTTCGAGCCAACATCGTCCCCGTAA